The Maniola hyperantus unplaced genomic scaffold, iAphHyp1.2, whole genome shotgun sequence genome includes a region encoding these proteins:
- the LOC138404614 gene encoding uncharacterized protein, giving the protein MSEQKQLKQLIKKRAIIKGKLTNFSTYLKYLKQCKETDPIQIQIELQLRLEKLEALYDEFDSFQNEIEEISEAIEDECKERQTFETLYYSLVSSGRALIASHRKLSMPSHDSMVATDAEDSSDINKPLVKVLDSNGQSHAARILLDNGSTTNFVTKDFCRKLNLNTVSAKYKVTGINNQALCSRESCSVTLESYIGCFRTGIDCIVLPIITTPQPSTNIKLQDLQIPSGICLADPSFHIPSTIDILVGADIFWSVIGTNRICLGKNKPTLFETQLGWIVSGTVRTNSKNDNICMLSSSLDFDLSRFWELDSISSKHNLTPEERACEEHFMKTTKRKHDGRFIVSLPLKESPEVLGDSYQMAKSRFLSLERKLGRDSNMRQLYVEFMKEYLTLDHMTEQKTLNNKACYLPHHGVLKESRTTTKLRVVYDASAATKSGKSLNDILRVGPTVQDDLLSILLRFRQHKYVVTADVEKMYRQTEIFEQQRALQQNLWRFDPSHPLKSYQLNTVTYGTASAPYLATRCLLQLSHEAKDPDVKRAIRHDFYVDDFLSGHTTIEDTISLCRGVMSAFSSAQLNLRKWYSNHEDILQAISGEAKISGSVDLSSDNLSKTLGLN; this is encoded by the exons atgagtgaacaaaaacaattaaaacagTTAATTAAAAAGCGAGCTATTATTAAAGGGAAGCTTACAAACTtcagtacttatttaaaatatcttaAACAATGTAAGGAAACAGAtcctattcaaattcaaatcgaACTTCAATTGCGGTTAGAAAAGTTAGAAGCTTTATACGATGAATTTGATAGTTTTCAGAACGAGATAGAGGAGATATCTGAAGCGATCGAGGATGAATGCAAAGAGCGTCAAACATTTGAGACGCTATACTATTCGCTCGTGTCTTCCGGTCGAGCTTTGATCGCGAGCCATCGTAAACTATCGATGCCGTCCCATGACTCCATGGTTGCGACAGACGCTGAGGATTCTTCAGATATAAACAAAC CCTTGGTTAAGGTACTTGATAGCAACGGGCAGTCGCATGCTGCCAGAATCTTGCTAGACAATGGGAGTACTACCAATTTTGTAACGAAGGACTTCTGCAGAAAGCTGAATCTCAATACGGTTTCAGCCAAATATAAAGTAACTGGTATTAATAATCAGGCTCTCTGTAGTAGAGAGTCTTGTTCAGTTACATTAGAGTCTTATATTGGTTGTTTTAGGACAGGTATTGATTGTATTGTTCTGCCAATCATTACCACTCCACAACCATCGACAAACATTAAATTGCAAGATTTACAAATACCCTCAGGAATTTGCTTAGCAGATCCGTCATTCCATATTCCATCCACTATAGATATTTTAGTAGGAGCTGATATATTTTGGAGTGTAATCGGCACCAATCGCATCTGTCTCGGTAAAAATAAACCTACTCTTTTTGAAACACAGTTAGGATGGATTGTCTCTGGTACAGTGCGAACTAATAGTAAGAACGATAACATATGTATGTTAAGCAGTTCCTTAGATTTTGATCTGTCACGCTTCTGGGAGTTAGATTCCATATCTTCTAAGCATAATTTAACCCCAGAAGAACGAGCGTGTGAGGAACATTTCATGAAGACCACTAAACGTAAACATGATGGACGTTTTATTGTCTCCTTGCCTCTGAAGGAATCTCCCGAAGTTTTAGGAGATTCGTATCAAATGGCTAAGAGCAGATTTCTATCTTTGGAACGCAAGTTGGGGAGAGATTCCAACATGAGACAACTTTATGTGGAATTCATGAAAGAATATCTGACCCTCGATCACATGACAGAACAAAAAACTCTTAACAATAAAGCTTGTTATTTACCTCATCATGGTGTTTTAAAAGAATCCCGCACAACCACAAAGCTCCGCGTCGTTTACGATGCGTCCGCAGCTACCAAGTCTGGAAAGTCGCTAAACGACATTCTAAGAGTTGGACCAACAGTACAAGACGATTTACTGTCTATACTGCTGCGTTTTAGACAACATAAGTACGTCGTTACTGCGGATGTAGAGAAGATGTACCGCCAAACGGAAATTTTCGAACAGCAACGCGCACTTCAACAAAATTTGTGGAGATTCGATCCCTCTCATCCTCTTAAAAGCTACCAGCTTAATACTGTTACTTATGGCACTGCTTCAGCGCCTTATTTAGCCACAAGATGTCTTCTTCAATTAAGTCATGAGGCTAAAGATCCAGATGTTAAACGTGCAATTCGTCACGATTTTTACGTTGATGACTTTCTGTCTGGTCATACAACCATAGAAGACACTATATCTTTATGTCGTGGAGTAATGAGCGCTTTTTCATCCGCTCAATTGAATTTGCGTAAGTGGTATTCTAACCATGAGGATATTCTGCAAGCAATTTCTGGTGAGGCAAAGATATCGGGATCAGTAGATCTCAGCAGTGACAACCTCTCTAAAACATTAGGGTTAAATTAG